Proteins encoded within one genomic window of Mesorhizobium sp. AR10:
- the kduD gene encoding 2-dehydro-3-deoxy-D-gluconate 5-dehydrogenase KduD encodes MSDLSAFSLAGKRILVTGANTGIGQGIAVSIARAGGAVVGVGRSVMDETAEKVAAVGGQFEAVRCDLADHAAAQAMLDRVWGETGPLDGLVNNAGIIRRADAVDFAEADWDEVIDVNLKTVFFLSQSFAKRVLADPGRRGKIVNIASVLSFQGGIRVASYTASKHGVLGITRLLACEWAAKGINVNAVAPGYIETNNTEALRADPDRSASILARIPAGRWGGPEDIGDAAVFLLAPASNYMHGAVVPVDGGWLAR; translated from the coding sequence GTGAGCGACCTCTCCGCCTTCAGCTTGGCCGGCAAGCGCATCCTCGTCACCGGCGCTAACACCGGCATCGGCCAGGGCATCGCCGTGTCGATCGCGCGCGCCGGCGGCGCGGTGGTCGGGGTTGGCCGCTCGGTGATGGACGAGACGGCTGAGAAGGTCGCGGCGGTGGGAGGACAGTTCGAGGCGGTACGCTGCGATCTTGCCGACCACGCAGCCGCTCAGGCGATGCTCGATCGCGTCTGGGGCGAGACGGGGCCGCTCGACGGCCTCGTCAACAATGCCGGCATCATCCGGCGCGCCGATGCGGTTGATTTTGCGGAAGCCGATTGGGACGAGGTCATCGACGTCAATCTGAAGACGGTTTTCTTTCTCAGCCAGAGCTTTGCAAAGCGCGTGCTTGCCGATCCCGGACGGCGCGGCAAGATCGTCAACATCGCCTCGGTGCTAAGTTTCCAGGGCGGTATCCGCGTTGCCTCCTACACGGCGTCAAAACATGGCGTGCTTGGCATCACCCGATTGCTCGCCTGCGAGTGGGCGGCAAAAGGCATCAACGTCAATGCCGTCGCGCCGGGCTATATCGAAACCAACAACACCGAGGCGTTGCGGGCCGATCCCGACCGCAGTGCCTCCATCCTGGCGCGCATTCCGGCCGGGCGCTGGGGCGGGCCGGAGGACATCGGTGACGCGGCGGTGTTCCTGTTGGCGCCGGCGTCGAACTACATGCATGGCGCCGTGGTGCCGGTCGACGGCGGCTGGCTGGCGCGATGA
- a CDS encoding cupin domain-containing protein produces the protein MTETRIFAHAGEGAWTPTPDGNRRRVLLHTDELMMVEFGFDKGGVGALHSHPHVQASYVAEGRFEVTIDGRSEILEAGSSFIVPSNLVHGVKALEAGRLVDSFTPHRADFLD, from the coding sequence ATGACCGAAACAAGGATTTTTGCGCATGCCGGCGAGGGCGCATGGACGCCGACCCCGGACGGCAACCGCAGGCGTGTCCTCTTGCATACCGATGAACTGATGATGGTCGAGTTTGGCTTCGACAAGGGCGGCGTCGGCGCACTGCATTCGCACCCGCATGTCCAGGCGAGCTATGTCGCCGAAGGCCGCTTCGAGGTGACCATAGACGGCAGAAGCGAGATCCTGGAAGCAGGCAGCAGCTTCATTGTCCCTTCCAACCTCGTCCATGGCGTCAAGGCCCTGGAGGCGGGGCGGCTGGTCGACAGCTTTACGCCGCACCGCGCCGATTTCCTCGACTGA